A single genomic interval of Camelina sativa cultivar DH55 chromosome 11, Cs, whole genome shotgun sequence harbors:
- the LOC104727702 gene encoding 26S proteasome non-ATPase regulatory subunit 2 homolog B-like, giving the protein MIXLLRNLSSYYYKDASLLFCVRIAQGFVHMGKGLLTLSPFHSERLLLSPTALAGIVTLLHACLDMQSIILGKYHYVLYFIVLAMQPRMMLTVDENLKPISVPVRVGQAVDVVGQAGRPKTITGFQTHSTPVLLAAGERAELATEKYIPLSPILEGFIILKENPDYREE; this is encoded by the exons ATGATATANTTGCTCAGAAATCTTTCCAGCTATTATTACAAGGATGCCAGCCTTCTCTTCTGT GTGCGTATTGCTCAGGGGTTTGTGCATATGGGAAAGGGTCTATTAACTCTCAGTCCCTTTCACTCTGAACGGCTGTTGCTATCGCC AACCGCTCTTGCTGGTATAGTGACATTGTTGCATGCCTGCCTTGACATGCAATCCATCATACTGGGGAAATACCACTATGTGCTCTACTTCATTGTTTTGGCGATGCAG CCAAGAATGATGCTTACGGTGGACGAGAACCTGAAGCCTATCTCAGTGCCAGTGCGGGTAGGACAAGCAGTTGATGTGGTTGGACAGGCGGGTCGACCGAAGACAATCACGGGGTTCCAAACACACTCGACACCAGTTCTCCTTGCTGCTGGGGAGAGAGCCGAACTCGCAACCGAGAA GTACATTCCGTTGTCGCCCATATTAGAAGGTTTCATCATACTGAAAGAAAATCCAGACTACAGAGAAGAGTGA
- the LOC104722053 gene encoding uncharacterized protein LOC104722053 → MRRVSWSTVLIVVLMVALFVVEHVVVPAAAGRVLSDKSDNGSARMTVEQMKSTVDSWFQRLASGPSPRGRGH, encoded by the coding sequence ATGAGAAGAGTTAGTTGGTCTACTGTTTTGATCGTGGTGTTGATGGTGGCGTTGTTTGTGGTAGAACACGTGGTGGTTCCAGCTGCGGCGGGAAGGGTTCTATCAGACAAATCTGATAACGGAAGTGCGAGGATGACGGTGGAGCAGATGAAGTCGACGGTGGATTCGTGGTTTCAACGTCTGGCGTCCGGTCCGAGTCCAAGAGGCCGAGGCCATTAa
- the LOC104727703 gene encoding DDB1- and CUL4-associated factor 13-like: MKIKTLSRSVDEYTRERSQDLQRVFHNFDPSLRPMEKAVEYKRALTAAKLEKIFARPFVGAMDGHRDGVSCMAKNPNYLKGIFSASMDGDIRLWDISSRRTVCQFPGHQGAVRGLTVSTDGNVLVSCGTDCTVRLWKVPRPTLEDSSVSSENFIEPAAEYVWKNAFWAVDHQFEGELFATAGXFWYIEIH, from the exons ATGAAGATTAAGACGTTATCGAGATCGGTTGATGAATACACTCGAGAAAGAAGTCAGGATCTTCAG AGGGTCTTTCACAACTTTGACCCAAGTCTTCGACCTATGGAGAAGGCTGTGGAATACAAGAGAGCTCTTACTGCTGCCAAATTAGAAAAG ATATTTGCAAGGCCTTTTGTAGGAGCAATGGATGGTCATCGTGATGGAGTCTCGTGTATGGCTAAGAACCCAAATTACCTCAAGGGAATCTTCTCAGCTTCTATGGATGGAg ATATTCGTCTTTGGGATATCTCTTCAAG GCGTACAGTTTGCCAATTCCCTGGTCATCAAGGTGCTGTGCGTGGCCTTACAGTGTCAACTGATGGCAATGTATTGGTTTCATGCGGAACTGATTGCAC CGTTCGTCTGTGGAAAGTTCCTCGTCCTACACTTGAAGATTCTAGCGTTTCATCTGAAAATTTCATTGAG CCAGCTGCGGAATATGTCTGGAAGAATGCTTTCTG ggCTGTTGATCATCAGTTTGAAGGTGAGCTTTTTGCTACGGCAGGANGCTTCTGGTATATCGAGATTCATTAA